DNA from Metabacillus flavus:
CAGCTATGATTGAAGCTGCAGCAATCATCCTGAGTTTATTTTTTGCGATGAACATTGGCGCAAGCGGAGCGGCTGCTTCCATGGGTGTCGCGTACGGGTCAGGGGCAATAAAACGCAGAATGGCAGCACTCCTGCTTTGCGGCGCGGGCGTTGTACTTGGCGCTGTCCTCGGGGGAGGAGAAGTAATCAAAACCATCAGCTCCGGCATTATTCCGCAGTCGATGATCACAATGCAAATCGTGCTTGTCATCATTGGATCTGCTGCCATCTCTTTATTTATGGCCAATTTGATGGGCATCCCGCTGTCCACCAGTGAAGTCACAGTGGGTGCAGTAGTGGGAGTGGGAGTGGCCTATCATGCTTTATATGTTCAATCCATTCTTGTCATCATGATGTTTTGGGTTATCATTCCGGCTGCAGCATTTTTTATCACCTATTTTATATGCAGAGCTTCCCAGCCGCTTTTTTCAAGGCTAGAGGCTAGAGGCGGAAAAATGCTGATCTATCTTCTGATTGCAGCAGGATTCTTTGAAGCATTCTCAGCCGGAATGAATAATGTTGCCAACGCTGTCGGCCCGCTGGTGGCGGCTGATGTCATTTCCGTAAACCAAG
Protein-coding regions in this window:
- a CDS encoding inorganic phosphate transporter, with product MEAAAIILSLFFAMNIGASGAAASMGVAYGSGAIKRRMAALLLCGAGVVLGAVLGGGEVIKTISSGIIPQSMITMQIVLVIIGSAAISLFMANLMGIPLSTSEVTVGAVVGVGVAYHALYVQSILVIMMFWVIIPAAAFFITYFICRASQPLFSRLEARGGKMLIYLLIAAGFFEAFSAGMNNVANAVGPLVAADVISVNQGVWIGGLFVAAGAVFLGGRVLETNGKKITRLSKTEGIVISGTGALLVTISSLFGLPVPLTQVTSTSIMASAAAKNGAIVFQKGIVKKIVKVWIVSPLVSLAISYVLVKLFIQSDFYSTFSALAIMVATLGVLSLMKAIKKEKRSVHEQGGGI